The following are encoded in a window of Panicum virgatum strain AP13 chromosome 5N, P.virgatum_v5, whole genome shotgun sequence genomic DNA:
- the LOC120673898 gene encoding uncharacterized protein C6orf132 homolog: protein MALATLHRMDTTLDSISERLDRMMQLIKEMTMGIDASMASPPIPASPTPPADLQAPSTPSRQATPAIFAPSTPTPAAPPTVIDPLVGGEQQPLLRLSRPPSSVRILAGGVSARRGSRCPARRGAVRAPRAVRRGVRHPSRRIHPRLSRPHPRRSASIRARRAPCAYLRPWPPARRPRAPPLVRGRPRVRTRLRPSAVVRPPAAACRRLFIAHRSLLSWLSATSSAHFPTSTVGIGAAEVRRLCRTPRPRLPCPRHARSHLYRQAGPRRRLMRGRHKCHWPPPAPSLSPPTASPTTPAATSVAFECPAPLAMSASTTMDLLGLLDGLLAAGSVVAPPSTFSALAFQLELGVLTDIIAKNVTVNNFPSTSAAMFTHHSSRTSCLGRVE from the coding sequence ATGGCCCTCGCCACGCTTCATCGTATGGACACCACCCTTGATTCAATCTCCGAGAGGTTGGATCGCATGATGCAGCTGATAAAGGAGATGACCATGGGGATAGATGCATCCATGGCTTCGCCGCCAATTCCTGCATCACCGACGCCGCCTGCTGACCTGCAGGCTCCATCTACTCCATCCCGGCAGGCGACGCCAGCGATCTTCGCGCCATCGACGCCGACACCAGCTGCGCCACCCACCGTCATCGATCCGCTCGTGGGAGGGGAACAACAGCCCCTGCTCCGCCTGTCGAGGCCACCCTCATCGGTGCggatcctcgccggcggcgtttCCGCCCGTCGCGGATCCCGTTGCCCCGCCCGTCGCGGTGCAGTCCGCGCTCCTCGGGCCGTCCGTCGCGGCGTCCGTCATCCGTCACGGCGGATCCATCCCCGCCTGTCGCGCCCCCATCCGCGGCGGTCCGCGTCCATCCGCGCCCGTCGCGCGCCTTGCGCGTACCTCCGTCCGTGGCCGCCCGCACGCCGTCCACGCGCGCCTCCGCTTGTCCGCGGCCGCCCGCGCGTCCGCACGCGCCTCCGCCCATCCGCGGTCGTTCGTCCACCTGCTGCCGCCTGTCGGCGGCTCTTCATCGCCCATCGCAGCCTGTTGTCATGGCTCTCCGCCACCTCGTCCGCTCATTTCCCTACTTCTACGGTTGGGATTGGAGCAGCAGAGGTCCGCCGTCTATGCCGCACCCCGCGGCCAAGACTCCCTTgtccgcgccacgcgcggtcTCATCTGTACCGGCAAGCAGGTCCTCGTCGCCGGTTGATGCGAGGTCGTCACAAATGCCACTGGCCACCACCAGCACCGTCATTGTCTCCACCGACGGCTTCGCCAACAACTCCTGCAGCAACCTCGGTGGCATTCGAGTGCCCAGCGCCGCTGGCCATGTCTGCATCCACAACCATGGACTTGCTCGGTCTACTCGACGGTCTACTCGCTGCTGGCTCAGTGGTGGCTCCACCAAGCACTTTCTCTGCATTGGCGTTCCAGCTCGAGCTCGGCGTTCTCACAGACATCATCGCCAAGAACGTCACCGTCAACAATTTTCCATCAACATCTGCAGCCATGTTCACCCACcacagctcgaggacgagctgtctTGGAAGGGTGGAGTAG
- the LOC120671914 gene encoding uncharacterized protein LOC120671914 — protein MLREVVIPMKSKYLKYWNDIPLLYSIAFIMDPRAKIKGFSNALRLLSSLTGTGYSAYFTSVRAALSDMFGKYESKFGSIRLARPIHKPSTGKKKAQWGKIFGDGSTSTTSPGSGLGSVGTGGSFTVPLGRRTSASALLQAASTGGTYESTFSLTGRIIEERRRQLKPEMVEMLTCIKDWEAADERAQHMVEDGDLQAAYEDQYLDETPAQAAV, from the exons ATGCTTAGAGAGGTGGTAATTCCTATGAAATCTAAATACCTTAAGTACTGGAATGACATACCTCTGCTTTATTCCATTGCATTCATCATGGATCCTAGAGCTAAAATAAAAGGTTTTAGCAATGCTCTCAGGCTGCTCTCTAGTTTAACTGGTACTGGCTATTCTGCTTATTTTACCTCTGTGAGAGCTGCTCTGTCTGACATGTTTGGCAAGTATGAAAGCAAGTTTGGTTCTATTAGATTGGCAAGGCCTATACATAAACCTTCTACTGGTAAGAAAAAAGCTCAATGGGGTAAGATCTTTGGTGATGGTTCTACTTCTACTACTTCTCCTGGGTCTGGTCTTGGCAGTGTTGGTACTGGTGGCTCTTTTACTGTTCCTCTTGGTAGAAGGACATCTGCAAGTGCTTTGCTGCAAGCAGCAAGCACTGGTGGTACATATG AATCTACCTTTAGTCTAACTGGCAGGATCATAGAGGAGAGGAGGCGTCAGTTGAAGCCAGAGATGGTAGAAATGCTCACATGCATCAAAGACTGGGAGGCTGCAGATGAAAGAGCTCAGCACATGGTGGAGGATGGAGACCTGCAGGCAGCTTATGAAGATCAGTACCTTGATGAAACTCCAGCACAAGCTGCTGTGTAA
- the LOC120676356 gene encoding cytokinin dehydrogenase 5-like, translated as MARCLVCMLLVLISSLISTVGLPVEPPAELLQLGDVAGGGRLSVDASDVGEASRDFGGLGRAEPAAVLQPRCAGDVAALVRAAYGSARGFRVSARGHGHSISGQAQAPGGVVVDMSHGPGAAARAGARALPAYSAALGGHYVDVWGGELWADVLNWTLSHGGLAPRSWTDYLYLSVGGTLSNAGISGQAFHHGPQIGNVYELDVVTGKGEVVTCTEAENPDLFFGALGGLGQFGIITRARIALERAPQRVRWIRALYSNFAEFTADQERLISLGAGGRRFDYVEGFVVAAEGLINNWRSSFFSPQNPVKLSSLKHHSGVLYCLEVTKNYDDDDAASVDQDVDALLGELYFLPGTVFTTDLPYVDFLDRVHWAELKLRAKGMWEVPHPWLNLFVPASRIADFDRGVFRGILGGRTADAGGPILIYPMNKHKWDPRSSVVTPDEEVFYLVAFLRSAVPGAPESLEALSRQNQRILDFCAEAGIGAKQYLPNHKARREWAEHFGAARWERFARLKAEFDPRAILAAGQGIFPPPGSPPLVSDS; from the exons ATGGCGCGGTGCCTGGTGTGCATGCTGCTCGTCCTCATCTCCTCCCTCATCTCGACCGTGGGGCTGCCCGTCGAGCCGCCCGCGGAGCTCCTGCAGCTCGGCGAcgtcgcgggcggcggccgcctcaGCGTCGACGCGTCCGACGTCGGCGAGGCGTCGCGGGACTTCGGGGGGCTCGGCCGCGCCGAGCCGGCGGCGGTGTTGCAGCCCCGCTGCGCCGGCGACGTGGCGGCCCTGGTCCGCGCCGCGTACGGGTCGGCGCGCGGGTTCCGCGTCTCGGCGCGCGGCCACGGCCACTCCATCAGCGGGCAGGCGCAGGCGCCCGGCGGGGTGGTGGTGGACATGAGCCACggccccggcgccgcggcgcgggccgGGGCGCGGGCATTGCCCGCCTactcggcggcgctgggcgggcaCTACGTGGACGTGTGGGGCGGCGAGCTGTGGGCCGACGTGCTCAACTGGACGCTCTCCCACGGCGGGCTCGCGCCGCGGTCCTGGACGGACTACCTCTACCTCTCCGTGGGCGGCACCCTCTCCAACGCCGGCATCAGCGGGCAGGCCTTCCACCACGGGCCCCAGATCGGCAATGTCTACGAGCTCGACGTCGTCACGG GGAAGGGTGAGGTGGTGACCTGCACGGAGGCGGAGAACCCGGACCTCTTCTTCGGCGCGCTCGGCGGGCTCGGCCAGTTCGGCATCATCACGCGCGCGCGCATCGCCCTCGAGCGTGCTCCCCAAAGG GTTCGGTGGATCCGGGCGCTCTACTCCAACTTCGCCGAGTTCACGGCGGACCAGGAGCGCCTCATCtccctcggcgccggcggccgccggttCGACTACGTGGAGGgcttcgtcgtcgccgccgaggGCCTCATCAACAACTGGCGCTCCTCCTTCTTCTCGCCGCAGAACCCGGTGAAGCTCAGCTCGCTCAAGCACCACTCCGGCGTGCTCTACTGCCTCGAGGTCACAAAGAactacgacgacgacgacgccgcgtCCGTCGACCAG GACGTGGACGCGCTGCTGGGCGAGCTCTACTTCCTGCCGGGCACGGTGTTCACGACGGACCTGCCGTACGTGGACTTCCTGGACCGCGTGCACTGGGCGGAGCTGAAGCTGCGCGCCAAGGGCATGTGGGAGGTCCCGCACCCGTGGCTCAACCTCTTCGTGCCGGCGTCCCGCATCGCCGACTTCGACCGCGGCGTCTTCCGCGGCATCCTCGGCGGCCgcaccgccgacgccggcgggcCCATCCTCATCTACCCCATGAACAAGCACAA GTGGGACCCGCGGAGCTCGGTGGTGACCCCGGACGAGGAGGTGTTCTACCTGGTTGCCTTCCTGCGGTCGGCGGTGCCGGGCGCGCCGGAGAGCCTGGAGGCGCTGTCCCGGCAGAACCAGCGGATCCTCGACTTCTGCGCGGAGGCCGGCATCGGCGCCAAGCAGTACCTGCCCAACCACAAGGCACGGCGCGAGTGGGCGGAGCACTTCGGCGCCGCGCGGTGGGAGCGCTTCGCGCGGCTCAAGGCCGAGTTCGACCCCCGGGCCATCCTGGCCGCCGGGCAGGGCATCTTCCCGCCGcccggctcgccgccgctcgtctcCGACTCGTAG